The window AGGCCAATCTGATCGAGCGCTACCGGCTCGAGGTTGAACCGCCGTTCGAGGTAGCGACCGACAATCGTCTCCGCAAAAGCGCCGTGCTTGGCGACCGATTTTCCGGTGAGAAACCCGATATACATCATGACCAGGATCGCACCGGTGACGATGATCTGTGTGGCGACGAAGCGCGCCAGCCCGACATAGCCCGCAAGCGCGATGGCGATCAGCGCCGCTCCCATGGCCAGGAGCGATACGGATATGATGCGCGGCCACGGGCGACCCGGGGCGTCGAAAGGGTCGTCGCGCCTGAGCACCGGCCGTATCCAGGCCATCGACATCAGGATGAGCCCGATGATGATCGACGCGAGGAAGCTCTTGGCAACCGTCAATATCACGGGCGAACCAAGCGCTTCGCTGATGCTCCCGAGCAGGTAGTCCAGGCCATTGACGAGCGCCATCACGAAGATCGGCACCATCAGCACTTTTGCACCGCGGTCCGAGAGCCGCACGAGCCGCCAGCCCGAGCGCGTCGGCGACAGGACAGAGTTGGCAAGTCTCGTCACAAAGAACAGCGCGACGCCTATGCCGAGCGTGACGGCAATGATCGGCGCGATATCGGGCCGGAGCACATTGAAGCTGTCGAGGAAGAAATAGCTCGAAGCGGCGAAGGCCGTCAGCGCCGCGGTCGGGATCAGTGTCGACCAGAATGCCACCGACAATTGCCGGAAATAGGTGGGCTCCTCGTCATATCGCTGGAGAAAGGGAGCGAAGAGCCGGTACCCTCCGGCCAGGAAGAGCAGCGCCGCACAGAGCGACAGGAATATCGCGCTGAGGAAGGGCACGCGCTTGTAGGTCCAGGCAAAGGTCAGCCAGCTGCTGACGCTGCGCCACAATGCGGCAGCTTCGGCCACCGTCGCCGCGACCGCCTCGCTCAGCATCTCTGCCGACACGTCCGTTTGCCTCAGCAATGTGTTTGAGAACAGCGCGCGCCGGGTCGCGGTAATCGTGTTGGCGAGCCTTCTCGCCTCGGCGGCAAGACTTTCCGCCCGGGCCGCGACCGCATTGATCGCCGCGCGTTCGGCAAGCAGGCGCTGCCGCTCCTCCGTCACGATTGCCGCTTCCGCCGGCTGGTCCTCGCCCGGCGGTTCGCCGAGCTCTTCCAGGCGGGCCTTGATCTCGTCGAGTCGTGGTTGGAGGGCCGCAGACGCCGAAACGATGTCCTTGGCAAGAGCGTCAGCCTCTACTTTCAGTTCGGCAAGGCGTTCGTCGTCCTTTGCATTTGCAACGCGCTCCCCAAGCTGCTGCAGATCGCGCTCGGCTTTGGCCAGTTGCGTTTCCGCCTGCTGCAGTGCCGGCGTTGCGGCAGCTTCGGCGTCCGCCCCGGCTTGCCTCGGCGGCTGCGCTGGCTGTGCA is drawn from Sinorhizobium sojae CCBAU 05684 and contains these coding sequences:
- a CDS encoding mechanosensitive ion channel family protein, whose translation is MRSAAHLTALLFALVALALAGGAPATAQEAAQPLEQSEPRQQSPATAVEPAQPAQPPRQAGADAEAAATPALQQAETQLAKAERDLQQLGERVANAKDDERLAELKVEADALAKDIVSASAALQPRLDEIKARLEELGEPPGEDQPAEAAIVTEERQRLLAERAAINAVAARAESLAAEARRLANTITATRRALFSNTLLRQTDVSAEMLSEAVAATVAEAAALWRSVSSWLTFAWTYKRVPFLSAIFLSLCAALLFLAGGYRLFAPFLQRYDEEPTYFRQLSVAFWSTLIPTAALTAFAASSYFFLDSFNVLRPDIAPIIAVTLGIGVALFFVTRLANSVLSPTRSGWRLVRLSDRGAKVLMVPIFVMALVNGLDYLLGSISEALGSPVILTVAKSFLASIIIGLILMSMAWIRPVLRRDDPFDAPGRPWPRIISVSLLAMGAALIAIALAGYVGLARFVATQIIVTGAILVMMYIGFLTGKSVAKHGAFAETIVGRYLERRFNLEPVALDQIGLAAGLGIYALVLLSFIPLILLQWGFQVADIESWAYRLLTEIRIGTITISLVGILAGLLFFAFGYAVTRWMQAWIDRNVMARSRVDAGVRNSIRTGIGYIGIGVAAIIAVSAAGFDLSSLALVAGALSLGVGFGLQNVVSNFVSGLILLVERPFKVGDWIVSGTTEGFVRRISVRATEIETFQQQSIIVPNSELINASVGNWTHRNRVGRAEVAVGVSYDSDPRRVMQILLEIAEQHPMVLKNPEPAVAFMNFGEFSLDFELRVYLADLLTGVDVRNDLRVAIFERFREEGIEIPFPQRNLNIHIEGDDDNQKAALEKALEDEGFSKSRAKRVMTRLQPVDEDAPEPDARKKS